In a single window of the Rhodothermales bacterium genome:
- a CDS encoding response regulator — translation MALNILVVDDERDVEFLFRQQFRREMRQGELDLLFAFSGEEALEVLERQGKTDVVLVLSDINMPGMTGLELLCRIKAEPPPVPVCMMTAYGSDSYREKAEECNCDGYLTKPIDFGALKERIKAMIRDQRPKS, via the coding sequence ATGGCCCTGAACATCCTGGTAGTCGACGACGAGCGCGACGTGGAATTCCTTTTCCGGCAACAGTTCCGACGCGAAATGCGCCAGGGCGAACTCGATTTACTCTTTGCTTTTTCCGGAGAAGAAGCCCTGGAAGTGCTCGAACGCCAGGGTAAAACCGATGTCGTGCTGGTGCTCAGCGACATCAACATGCCGGGAATGACCGGGTTGGAGCTGTTGTGCCGGATCAAGGCGGAGCCGCCCCCTGTTCCGGTCTGCATGATGACGGCCTACGGGAGCGACTCGTACCGCGAGAAGGCTGAAGAATGCAACTGCGACGGCTACTTGACGAAGCCGATCGATTTCGGCGCGCTGAAAGAACGGATCAAGGCGATGATCCGAGATCAACGGCCGAAGTCGTGA